A stretch of Lactuca sativa cultivar Salinas chromosome 6, Lsat_Salinas_v11, whole genome shotgun sequence DNA encodes these proteins:
- the LOC111890832 gene encoding pentatricopeptide repeat-containing protein At4g22760 has product MTPRLRSPFKSSKLKILSMLITKVTALLNHPLSINQVKQLHALVLINGLNHLEPLVITQIICTPSDHSEATIHYLRSLLHQSKHENVIARTSAIQFFYQRGEFQEALTQYVHIQRSGIFPTTFAVASALKACTRIGNWIAGIRIHAQVYGYGFCGDVHVGTALVGLYSKLDDMETANKVFDEMSQRNSVSGLINGYLESGNLSMAEQLFSKMGRKDIASWDSMVSWYTRTGDMEKAISVFAPMPVKTSSSWISMINGYIDSKQVEFARNFYDVMPEQSTISCIKMIEAYSKNRDVESAREVFNEIDEKNQLLYNAMITCYSQNNQPKHALQLFDEMLQPNVNIQPDNTTLGIVISICSQLGEFRFGSWIDETLMKQMNIKMDDHLGNALIEFYAKFGRVDKAYNLFRGLKKKDVGVYTTMILACGRYGWKYDAIKLFEEMLENNICPNLVTFSGLLTALNHYSGLGPNGPSQTK; this is encoded by the coding sequence ATGACACCCCGTTTACGGAGTCCTTTCAAATCTTCAAAACTCAAAATACTATCAATGCTGATTACGAAAGTGACAGCCTTGTTAAATCACCCTTTAAGTATCAATCAAGTGAAGCAACTCCATGCTCTTGTACTCATCAATGGTCTCAACCATCTTGAGCCTCTGGTGATCACCCAAATAATCTGCACACCATCCGATCACTCTGAAGCTACTATCCATTATCTTCGGTCTCTTCTTCACCAGTCAAAGCACGAAAATGTGATCGCGAGAACATCTGCAATTCAGTTTTTCTACCAACGTGGTGAGTTTCAAGAAGCGTTGACCCAGTATGTGCATATACAAAGATCAGGTATCTTCCCTACGACCTTCGCTGTAGCATCTGCGCTAAAGGCATGTACGAGGATCGGGAATTGGATAGCTGGGATCAGGATACATGCTCAAGTCTATGGATATGGGTTCTGCGGGGATGTCCATGTGGGAACTGCTCTTGTGGGGCTCTATTCGAAGCTTGATGATATGGAGACTGCAAATAAGGTATTCGATGAAATGTCTCAAAGAAATTCAGTATCTGGTTTGATAAACGGGTACTTAGAATCAGGGAATCTCTCCATGGCTGAACAGTTGTTTTCCAAGATGGGACGTAAAGATATTGCATCTTGGGATTCCATGGTTTCATGGTATACGAGAACAGGGGATATGGAGAAGGCGATATCTGTATTTGCACCAATGCCAGTTAAAACGTCATCTTCATGGATTTCAATGATCAATGGTTATATAGATTCCAAACAGGTGGAATTTGCCCGCAACTTTTACGATGTGATGCCTGAACAAAGTACAATTTCTTGCATCAAAATGATCGAAGCATACTCTAAAAACAGAGACGTTGAATCTGCACGCGAAGTATTCAATGAAATTGATGAAAAGAATCAGCTGCTGTACAACGCTATGATCACTTGTTACTCTCAAAACAACCAGCCAAAACACGCACTccaactgttcgatgaaatgcttcAACCAAATGTAAACATCCAACCAGACAATACAACATTGGGTATTGTTATTTCCATTTGTTCTCAGTTGGGGGAGTTCAGATTCGGATCTTGGATTGATGAGACACTAATGAAGCAAATGAACATCAAGATGGATGATCATTTGGGTAATGCATTAATCGAATTTTATGCAAAATTTGGGAGAGTTGATAAAGCTTACAATTTGTTTCGTGGGTTGAAAAAGAAAGATGTGGGTGTGTATACAACTATGATATTGGCTTGTGGTAGGTATGGATGGAAGTATGATGCTATTAAATTGTTTGAGGAGATGTTGGAGAATAATATTTGCCCTAATTTGGTAACTTTTTCGGGGCTTTTAACTGCATTGAATCATTACAGTGGACTTGGACCTAATGGACCTAGTCAAACCaaatag